In Zobellia roscoffensis, the following are encoded in one genomic region:
- a CDS encoding ABC transporter permease translates to MALTIKQQLSSPGGFLKFLIKHNTIFIFIVLVLFSAMISDVFFTSVNLSNLLKQVSGIGIISIGMLIVILTGGIDLSVGSMVALLAVTFAILVNTFALPLAILLTIIIGFSLGSVAGYLVAYQKMAPFIATLALMTIARGLGFIYSKGSPITFTTYGGLYMSDFANNSTLGIPNISIVFFIIVICAMAMLRYNVFGRLIIAIGSNEEASRLSGIKVNKYKFLVYAISGALAATAAIIVASRTNLGSPNMGMAWELDAIAAVVIGGASLNGGKGTAINTLMGVLILGLISNILNLLNVPSYPQQVVKGAIIIFAVLLQKFESK, encoded by the coding sequence ATGGCCTTAACAATAAAACAACAACTTAGTAGTCCAGGAGGATTCCTTAAGTTTCTGATCAAACACAACACCATCTTCATTTTCATCGTACTAGTGCTGTTTTCCGCAATGATTTCAGATGTGTTCTTTACATCGGTAAATCTGTCCAATTTACTAAAACAGGTTTCCGGTATTGGTATTATAAGTATTGGAATGTTAATAGTAATCCTAACCGGTGGAATAGACCTTTCTGTTGGTTCCATGGTAGCCTTGTTGGCCGTTACTTTCGCAATTTTAGTGAATACATTTGCCTTACCCCTAGCCATTCTACTGACCATTATAATCGGGTTTTCACTGGGAAGCGTAGCTGGTTATCTTGTAGCCTATCAAAAAATGGCACCCTTTATTGCCACACTTGCCCTAATGACTATCGCAAGAGGCTTGGGCTTTATCTATTCAAAAGGCTCCCCTATTACCTTCACCACTTACGGAGGATTGTACATGTCCGACTTTGCCAATAACTCAACCTTGGGCATACCTAACATTTCTATCGTGTTTTTTATCATTGTTATCTGTGCGATGGCAATGCTACGCTACAATGTATTTGGTAGATTGATTATAGCCATAGGAAGCAACGAGGAGGCCTCTAGACTATCGGGCATTAAAGTAAACAAATACAAGTTTTTGGTCTATGCAATTTCTGGGGCTTTGGCCGCAACTGCCGCTATCATTGTTGCCTCCAGAACAAATTTGGGATCACCTAATATGGGCATGGCTTGGGAACTTGACGCTATTGCCGCAGTAGTAATTGGTGGCGCAAGCTTAAATGGAGGAAAAGGAACCGCTATAAACACCTTAATGGGCGTTCTTATTTTAGGCTTGATAAGCAACATCCTAAATCTACTTAATGTACCCTCCTACCCGCAACAAGTGGTGAAAGGTGCCATAATCATCTTTGCCGTTCTCTTACAAAAATTCGAGAGCAAATAA
- a CDS encoding sugar ABC transporter ATP-binding protein, with amino-acid sequence MKTENSAYRVEMTGISKSFGVVSVLEGVNLKVKPGEIHALLGENGAGKSTLVKILSGVHQKDGGKILLNSEELNLKNTHEGQVKGISVVYQELSLVNDLSVAENIYLHKLGANKFWMNWKKITKDAQELIDSLGFKIDASARVRDLSIVQKQVVEIAKALSEDTKVLVLDEPTTVFDPTDTQKLFDNLFRLKEKGISIIYISHHLEEIFKIADSITVLRDGVDTGCLPVSETDTDSVIRLMIGRELKDLYPERNAKIGSKPVFEVKNLTAKNNLVHDVSFSVKPGEVIGVAGLGGSGRTETAKLIFGADKKKSGTLTLNGKEIKTKSPVDAVKHQIGFVSEDRKEEGVFLPLSIRKNISITNFRSISSKLGFLKTEKEQENVSALINKLNIKTPSSEVDVGNLSGGNQQKVALAKWLSIDSKVIIIDEPTRGVDVGAKVEIYNLINEVAQKGVAVVVISSDMPEIMGISDRILVMHKGTFYGELTKAQFSEENILRYSIGKALKTSSSNH; translated from the coding sequence ATGAAAACTGAAAATAGCGCATACCGAGTTGAAATGACCGGAATATCTAAAAGCTTTGGAGTGGTTTCTGTACTTGAAGGTGTAAATCTTAAAGTAAAACCCGGAGAAATTCATGCACTACTTGGCGAGAATGGCGCGGGTAAATCTACGCTGGTAAAAATCCTTAGCGGTGTGCATCAAAAAGATGGTGGAAAAATCTTGTTGAACAGCGAAGAACTTAACCTAAAAAACACACACGAAGGTCAGGTAAAAGGTATTAGTGTCGTCTACCAAGAACTCTCACTGGTAAACGATCTATCCGTTGCCGAAAATATCTACTTGCACAAACTTGGCGCAAATAAGTTCTGGATGAACTGGAAAAAAATTACCAAAGACGCCCAAGAGCTTATAGATTCTTTGGGCTTTAAGATTGATGCATCGGCGCGAGTCAGAGATTTGAGTATTGTCCAAAAACAAGTAGTAGAAATTGCCAAGGCCTTATCGGAAGATACAAAAGTACTCGTACTGGATGAGCCCACTACCGTTTTTGATCCTACGGACACACAAAAGTTATTTGACAATTTGTTCAGGTTAAAGGAAAAAGGCATTTCCATTATTTACATCTCTCACCATTTAGAGGAAATATTTAAGATAGCAGATTCCATAACCGTCCTTAGAGATGGTGTAGACACAGGTTGCTTACCCGTTTCCGAGACCGACACGGATAGTGTTATTCGATTAATGATCGGTAGGGAACTAAAAGATCTATACCCCGAACGTAATGCAAAAATAGGGTCAAAACCTGTTTTTGAAGTCAAGAACCTAACAGCTAAGAACAACTTGGTTCACGATGTGTCATTTTCCGTAAAACCTGGTGAAGTTATTGGCGTAGCAGGGTTAGGTGGCAGCGGAAGGACAGAAACAGCAAAATTGATTTTTGGTGCCGATAAAAAGAAATCCGGAACCTTGACCCTAAACGGAAAAGAGATTAAAACTAAGTCGCCCGTTGATGCCGTAAAACATCAAATAGGCTTTGTATCTGAAGATCGCAAGGAAGAAGGTGTCTTTTTGCCTCTTTCCATTCGAAAGAACATTAGCATTACCAATTTTAGATCCATTTCCAGTAAACTGGGTTTCTTAAAAACAGAAAAAGAGCAAGAAAACGTATCTGCCTTAATTAACAAGCTAAATATTAAGACCCCTAGCTCAGAAGTAGATGTAGGCAACTTAAGTGGCGGCAACCAGCAAAAAGTGGCTTTGGCCAAATGGCTTAGCATAGACAGCAAAGTAATAATAATTGACGAACCTACGCGCGGGGTAGACGTTGGTGCCAAAGTCGAAATCTATAATCTCATAAACGAAGTTGCCCAGAAAGGTGTTGCCGTTGTGGTCATTTCTTCCGATATGCCCGAAATAATGGGTATTTCGGACCGAATCCTAGTTATGCACAAGGGCACCTTCTACGGCGAGTTGACCAAAGCGCAATTTTCCGAAGAAAACATACTACGCTACTCCATTGGAAAAGCATTAAAAACATCATCATCCAACCATTAA